The DNA window AAAACTGCTTTCGACCGGACTTTTGAAGAACTGAAGGCGGTGGATGGATTTGCAGGGGCCATTGCTATAGACCGAAATGGAAACGTCTATCATCAGGATTCTTATCCCACCATGGTATTTGCAAGTTTTGACGGAACAGAGTGTACGGTTTTCAGCTAAATTGAAATTTTAACATTTTTTTATATATCGCTTCAGTTTTTTGGCATGCATTTTACATGATAACTAGCAACAAATCTTAATATTAACTTTAAAAAGAAGAAATCATGGGAAATAAAACAAAAGGCTTATTAGCTTTAGTAGGTTTAGGTGCATTAGCGTATTGGAAATACAAAAAATCAACTCCGGAGGAGCAGCAAAAAGTGAAAGATAAAATCAACACTGCAAAAGATAATTTCAACAAGTGGGGAAATGATTTGAAAAGCAAAGCTAATGACGTAGCTTCCCAGGTTCAGAATAAAGCTAATGATGTAGCATCTCAGGTGCAGAATAAGGCTGAAGATGTAAAGTCTCAGGCAGAAAGTGCCATCAACTAACAGACTAGTTTTTTAACATTCATATATAAAAAAAGTCATCGTAATTTTGTATTACGATGACTTTTTTTGTGCACTCAGTGCATAGACCAACGGAATTTTATTCCCGAATTTTTCAATGCGCCATTTGCCTTTTTCAACCTCAACCACGTGCCTGAAACAAGGATATGGTGACCAGTCGAACTCTTTGAAATCTTTCAGTTCCAAGCCATATGAAAGCAGGTTCTGAAGCACTTCCGCCAGAGAGTGGTTCCACATTACATATTGCTGCACCAGATCTGCTGAAGGATCTGCATACGTTCCTACATAGGTTTCGGTAATGGGTTTTTCATTAAAATAATTATAATTGATCCCCTCAAAGTCATCATCAAACATCCAGACTACAGGATGAAACTCTGCCATAATGAATCTTCCGCCGGGTTTCAAAAAATGATTAATAACACCAGCCCATTTTTTAAGGTCGGGAAGCCAGCCAATTGTCCCATAGCTGGTAAAAACAAGATCAAATTTTTCATCCAAAACATCCGGAAGGCGATATACATCCGAACATATAAATCGGGTATCTGTCCGGCATTGATCAGCCAGGTCAGCAGCTTTTGATATGGCCTGATCAGACAGGTCAATCCCTGTCACATCGGCACCCAGCCTGGAAAGTGAAATAGAATCCTGACCGAAATGGCATTGCAGGTGTAGAATCTTTTTATCCTTAACATCTCCCAAAAGCTCCAGTTCAATAGAATTCAGGGAACTTCTTCCTTGTATGAATTCATCAACAAAGTAAAAATCTGATTTCAGGTGCGGTTCCACTTTGGCATTCCAGGATTTCCTATTGATTTCAAGATAATTTTCCATAATGCATTTTTATTTTTATTAATAATCAGATGGGATCACCACCGAAGTGTATATGCTATACAGTTTCCAGCCTAATAACTCATATAGAGATCTTCCCTGTTCTGTGGCTACCAGAAAATTATATTGTATTCCTTCCGATAATGCCATATCTTCCAGTACAGCCATGATTTTTCTTGCAAGCCCCTTTCGCCGGTGCCTTTCTTGCGTAACAATCCGGTCATAAACTGCTATCCCATCAACGATAATAAGCGTTCCGATCGCAGCTTCCTTATTTCCATACAGATCCTGACGATACATTTTTCAGGACTACAACGCTGAATATCGATGCTGTAACCATCAGGCAAAACACTGTTGCCAAAATTCATCCTGCTGTTGCAGTACACCATGTATCCCTGGAGCTGTACGATCCAATCTTTGGGAATCAACGACCTGAATTCTTCATATGGAGCACATACCTTCAGAAAAACCCATGATTCGTCAACAGTTTTGGCCAGCGAGAAAAAATCATTATTTAATTCCGGAAATACGCAACGGACTTTTTGTTTCGGTGCCCCGACATTGACACAGTATCCGGAAGCATATTTTTCAGGCATAGGCAGGTCTCTTGACAAAGACCATGCTCTCAGCCACTTTTCAACGATCCCTTCAGATACCTCTGGTTTCACAATCAGGCCAGGAATTCATCGACAGAAATTGTTTTCTGTTCCCCTTTTTCAAGGTCTTTAAAAGTTACTGTCTTATTCTTGATTTCTTCCTCTCCCAAAAAAACCAGGTTCCTGATTCCTTTTTTCTCTGCATAGGTAAACTGCTTGGCAATTTTCGCATTTTCAGGATATAATTCCGCTGAAATCCCTTTGGCACGAAGCTGCATAATCAGTTTCAGGGCTTCCGACGTTCCTTCCGGTCCAAAGTTAGCAAACAGGTAGTCTGTTTTTGAATCTGCACCTTCAGGGAACAGTCCCAGTTCTTCAACCACCAGGTAAATCCTGTCGAGGCCAAAAGAAATGCCTATACCGGGAATATTTTTTACTCCGAAAACTTCAGTCAGGTTATCGTATCTCCCGCCTCCGCCAATGGAGCCCATCTGCACATTGTTGGCTTTAACTTCAAAAATGGCACCGGTATAATAATCCAGGCCTCTGGCTAAGGTAATATCAAAGACCAGATTTTTGGCATCCGCACCAAGCTGAATGGATTGGTTCAAAACAAATTCAAGCTCCTCCACTCCTTTCAGTCCGGTCTCATTGCCCTGAAACTTGTCTTTCAGCTGGCTGAGGTTTTCCAAAGCGTTATCGGACTGGGTGAACAGGAAATCCAGTTTATTGATGGATTCCTGACTGATCCCTCTTTCCAGAAGTTCTTTGGTTACCCCCTCTTTTCCTATTTTATCCAGTTTATCCAGGGCAACAGTGAAGTCGATCAGCTGATCTGTAATCCCGGCATATTCTGCCAGTCCGGAAAGGACTTTCCGGTTGTTGATGTGGATCGCTACAGAAAGACCGAGATCAGCAAATGATTTTAAATACAGCTGCACCAGGTCAACTTCCTGCAACAGGCTTTCACTACCCACCACATCAGCGTCACACTGGTAAAACTCCCTGAATCTTCCTTTTTGCGGACGGTCTGCCCTCCAGACCGGCTGGATCTGATACCGTTTGAAAGGAAAGGTCAGCGTATTATGGTTCATGGCCACGAATCTTGCAAAAGGTACGGTAAGGTCATAGCGGAGTGCCTTATCCGAGATCTGGGAAGTCAGTTTCTGATGGCTTTTATTTGCCCAGTCGTCCTGGTTTACTTTAGCCGTATAATCCCCTGAATTTAATATTTTAAAAATCAGACGGTCTCCCTCTTCTCCGTATTTTCCGGTTAATGTAGAAAGATTTTCAAAGCTCGGAGTTTCCAAAGGCTGGAAGCCGAAAAGCTCAAAATTCCGCTGTAAAGTATTGATGATATATCTTCTTCTGGAAACTTCAAGAGCGGTAAAATCCCTCGTTCCTTTTGCTAAACCTGATTTCATTGTATAATTGATGAATAATTAATAATAATGCTGCTGCAAAAATAGTGAATTGAGCGGACTTACCGGCACAATAAAAGCCGGAACGGCATTTGCGCTCCGGCCAGATCATCATTTGTGCTGTGTGTCTTATACGTTTTCCAGGATCTCGAGGATTTCTGCTCCGTAATTTTCTATCTTATGTTTCCCGAAGCCTTTGATATCCAGCAGTTCTTCTTTCCTGGCCGGCTTGTATTTGGCTACAGACAGCAGTTCTTTATTGGTGGCAATGAAATATGTAGGAAGGTTCTGTTCCCTTGCTTTCTCCGAACGCCAGAACTTCAGGGCATCGAGGATTTTTTCTTCATCGGTGTTCAGCTCATCGCTGTCTGCGGCAGAATATTTTACCGTCTTCGGATCCCTGACGGTATTCTGAGAGCTTTTAAGCTCTTCAAAATACAGTACAACAGACCAGTAGTTCTCATCCTGTACAAATGCTGTTTCCACTTTTATGATTTCCCGGGTTGCCAGAAAGCTATCCAGTGCTCTCTGATCATCATAGAGAAATTCTTCCGGAAGTCTGATTTTAAAAATTTTTACTTTCATCATGCATGTTTTTACGGTTATTTGCCTCCTAACAGCAGTATTTCATCCACTCTTATTTCGGTAATGTATCTCTTGATGCCTTCCTTATCATCATAAGATCGATACATGAGCTTTCCTTCTACGGAAATTTCTTTGCCTTTATGCACATACTTCTGGAAGATATCCGCTACTTTTCCATAGGCTACCAGCGTATGCCATTGGGTCTCCTCTACTTTCTCACCTTTTGCGTTGGTGTAATGGTCGCTTGTTGCAAGCGATACCTGAGCTTTTACATTCCCGTTGTCGAAGTTTACCATTTCAACTTCTTTTCCTGTGTACCCGATCAGGGTTACTTTGTTTCTTAGTGACATAAT is part of the Chryseobacterium camelliae genome and encodes:
- a CDS encoding YtxH domain-containing protein — protein: MGNKTKGLLALVGLGALAYWKYKKSTPEEQQKVKDKINTAKDNFNKWGNDLKSKANDVASQVQNKANDVASQVQNKAEDVKSQAESAIN
- a CDS encoding class I SAM-dependent methyltransferase, giving the protein MENYLEINRKSWNAKVEPHLKSDFYFVDEFIQGRSSLNSIELELLGDVKDKKILHLQCHFGQDSISLSRLGADVTGIDLSDQAISKAADLADQCRTDTRFICSDVYRLPDVLDEKFDLVFTSYGTIGWLPDLKKWAGVINHFLKPGGRFIMAEFHPVVWMFDDDFEGINYNYFNEKPITETYVGTYADPSADLVQQYVMWNHSLAEVLQNLLSYGLELKDFKEFDWSPYPCFRHVVEVEKGKWRIEKFGNKIPLVYALSAQKKSS
- a CDS encoding GNAT family N-acetyltransferase, translated to MYRQDLYGNKEAAIGTLIIVDGIAVYDRIVTQERHRRKGLARKIMAVLEDMALSEGIQYNFLVATEQGRSLYELLGWKLYSIYTSVVIPSDY
- the hisS gene encoding histidine--tRNA ligase, with translation MKSGLAKGTRDFTALEVSRRRYIINTLQRNFELFGFQPLETPSFENLSTLTGKYGEEGDRLIFKILNSGDYTAKVNQDDWANKSHQKLTSQISDKALRYDLTVPFARFVAMNHNTLTFPFKRYQIQPVWRADRPQKGRFREFYQCDADVVGSESLLQEVDLVQLYLKSFADLGLSVAIHINNRKVLSGLAEYAGITDQLIDFTVALDKLDKIGKEGVTKELLERGISQESINKLDFLFTQSDNALENLSQLKDKFQGNETGLKGVEELEFVLNQSIQLGADAKNLVFDITLARGLDYYTGAIFEVKANNVQMGSIGGGGRYDNLTEVFGVKNIPGIGISFGLDRIYLVVEELGLFPEGADSKTDYLFANFGPEGTSEALKLIMQLRAKGISAELYPENAKIAKQFTYAEKKGIRNLVFLGEEEIKNKTVTFKDLEKGEQKTISVDEFLA
- a CDS encoding HRDC domain-containing protein, which codes for MMKVKIFKIRLPEEFLYDDQRALDSFLATREIIKVETAFVQDENYWSVVLYFEELKSSQNTVRDPKTVKYSAADSDELNTDEEKILDALKFWRSEKAREQNLPTYFIATNKELLSVAKYKPARKEELLDIKGFGKHKIENYGAEILEILENV
- a CDS encoding single-stranded DNA-binding protein; the protein is MSLRNKVTLIGYTGKEVEMVNFDNGNVKAQVSLATSDHYTNAKGEKVEETQWHTLVAYGKVADIFQKYVHKGKEISVEGKLMYRSYDDKEGIKRYITEIRVDEILLLGGK